From the Alloalcanivorax dieselolei B5 genome, one window contains:
- a CDS encoding aspartate aminotransferase family protein: MHHLSPLLVQSSGICAERGEGSWLFDAEGHRWLDFTSGIGVTATGHCHPKVVAAAQEQVARLVHAQYTTVTHPNMLRLSDRLSEHLPAGLDAVAFSNSGSEAVETAIRLARHATGRPNLIAFQGGFHGRTLAAASLTSSTTKVRSGWGPMMAGVFFAPFPHTYLYGWDEEATSTFCLQQLDQLLMTQSPPGDTAALIIEPVQGEFGYYPAPASFLAGLRERCDRHGILLIADEIQAGYGRTGRFWSHEHARIQPDMVVTAKGLASGYPLSAVAAAKGLMAQGRPGSQGGTYGANAVSCAAALATLDVIEEEDLVNQAAEHGCYLRERLEALVQKHDDIDEVRGKGLMLGIEMVRAPGQPDGERAQTLLSRCEQAGLLLLRCGTHGQVVRWLPPLTASRQEIDLAVDTFEDALENSA, encoded by the coding sequence ATGCATCATCTGTCTCCATTGCTGGTGCAATCCAGCGGCATCTGCGCGGAGCGCGGTGAAGGAAGCTGGTTGTTCGATGCCGAAGGGCATCGCTGGCTGGATTTCACTTCCGGCATCGGCGTTACCGCCACCGGCCATTGCCACCCCAAGGTGGTGGCCGCCGCCCAGGAACAGGTGGCCCGGCTGGTCCACGCCCAGTACACCACCGTCACCCATCCCAATATGCTGCGTCTCAGCGACCGGCTCAGCGAGCACCTGCCCGCCGGCCTCGACGCCGTGGCCTTCTCCAACTCCGGCAGTGAAGCGGTGGAGACCGCCATCCGGCTGGCGCGGCACGCCACCGGCCGCCCCAACCTGATCGCTTTTCAGGGTGGCTTTCACGGTCGCACCCTGGCGGCGGCCTCGCTCACCAGTTCCACCACCAAGGTACGTAGCGGGTGGGGTCCGATGATGGCCGGCGTGTTCTTCGCGCCATTCCCGCACACCTACCTGTACGGCTGGGATGAAGAAGCCACCAGCACCTTCTGCCTGCAACAGCTGGATCAGCTACTGATGACGCAAAGCCCCCCCGGGGACACCGCCGCCTTGATCATTGAACCGGTGCAAGGCGAGTTCGGTTACTACCCGGCACCGGCCTCGTTCCTGGCCGGTCTGCGCGAGCGCTGCGACCGCCATGGCATCCTGTTGATCGCCGATGAAATCCAGGCCGGTTACGGCCGTACCGGCCGCTTCTGGAGTCACGAGCATGCCCGGATCCAGCCGGATATGGTGGTCACCGCCAAGGGGCTGGCCAGTGGCTACCCGTTGTCCGCCGTGGCCGCCGCCAAGGGCCTGATGGCTCAGGGCCGCCCCGGTTCCCAGGGCGGCACCTACGGTGCCAACGCGGTGTCCTGCGCCGCGGCTCTCGCCACCCTGGACGTGATCGAGGAAGAGGACCTGGTCAACCAGGCCGCCGAGCACGGCTGCTATCTGCGTGAGCGCCTGGAGGCGTTGGTTCAAAAACACGACGATATCGACGAGGTACGCGGCAAGGGCCTGATGCTGGGCATTGAGATGGTTCGCGCCCCCGGCCAGCCCGACGGCGAACGCGCCCAGACACTGTTGTCCCGGTGCGAACAGGCGGGATTATTGCTGCTGCGCTGCGGCACCCATGGCCAGGTGGTGCGCTGGTTACCCCCATTGACGGCGAGCCGTCAGGAAATCGATCTGGCGGTGGACACCTTCGAGGACGCCCTGGAGAACAGTGCATGA
- a CDS encoding D-2-hydroxyacid dehydrogenase, with translation MTLPRVTVLLAEDEPDLPGLESLEGQARIHQHRGIDGLAPRLAETDVLVVTDFRVDALERAWPSPCPIRWVHATSAGVDALMIPPLRDSDIPVTNAAGIFDRGIAEYVLGALLLFAKDTLGNLRYQRQRQWRHRETHMLRDQSALVVGAGSIGREVATLLGALGMDVIGTARRARQHDAAFARVHAQEDLPALLGDADYVIITAPLTRQTEGLFNTDTFARMKPGAVLVNVGRGAIVDTRALLAALDDGHLGGAALDVFEQEPLPADHPLWDYPNVMISAHMAGDAQGWRAALGHQFVDNFERWRRGQPLRNPVDTQRGYGQR, from the coding sequence ATGACCTTGCCCCGGGTTACCGTATTGCTGGCCGAGGACGAGCCTGATCTGCCCGGCCTGGAAAGCCTGGAAGGCCAGGCCCGGATCCATCAGCACCGTGGTATCGACGGCCTGGCGCCCCGGCTGGCGGAAACCGATGTGCTGGTGGTCACCGACTTTCGCGTCGACGCGCTGGAACGGGCCTGGCCTTCCCCCTGTCCGATTCGCTGGGTGCATGCCACCAGCGCCGGCGTCGACGCGCTGATGATTCCGCCCTTGCGGGATAGCGATATTCCGGTCACCAACGCCGCCGGCATCTTCGATCGCGGTATCGCCGAGTACGTGCTGGGCGCCCTGTTGCTGTTCGCCAAGGACACTCTGGGCAATCTGCGCTATCAACGGCAACGGCAGTGGCGACACCGGGAAACCCATATGCTGCGGGACCAAAGCGCGCTGGTGGTCGGCGCCGGTTCCATCGGCCGGGAAGTGGCGACGCTGCTTGGCGCCCTCGGCATGGACGTGATCGGCACCGCGCGTCGGGCGCGGCAGCACGACGCGGCCTTCGCCCGGGTCCATGCCCAGGAGGATCTGCCGGCTCTGCTCGGCGACGCCGACTATGTGATCATCACCGCGCCGCTGACCCGCCAGACCGAAGGACTCTTCAATACCGACACTTTCGCGCGGATGAAACCCGGCGCGGTATTGGTCAACGTGGGCCGCGGTGCCATTGTGGACACCCGCGCCCTGCTCGCCGCTCTGGATGACGGCCACCTCGGCGGCGCCGCCCTGGATGTGTTCGAGCAGGAGCCGCTGCCCGCCGATCACCCGCTCTGGGACTATCCCAATGTGATGATTTCCGCCCATATGGCGGGCGACGCCCAGGGCTGGCGCGCCGCCCTGGGCCACCAGTTCGTGGACAACTTTGAGCGCTGGCGCCGGGGGCAGCCCCTGCGCAATCCGGTGGATACTCAGCGAGGTTACGGTCAACGCTGA
- a CDS encoding amidase produces MSEDIRALSARALRQAYQSRDLSPVEVTETLLDQIEQQDPALNAWCLIDRETTLASAREAEQRYLRNDTLGLLDGVPVAIKDVFLTPMWPTLKGSRTVDPVKTLGKRAPAVAALERHGYVPLGKTTTPEFGWKGVTDSPLCGATNNPWDPGKTAGGSSGGSAAAVAAGMAPLALGTDAGGSIRIPAAFCGIVGHKPTFGEVPHWPASPFGTLAHAGPMTRTVEDCALMMQVLSEADPRDAQAAPRRPQDYLAALDQDLKGLRIAYSRNLGYVDVAADIERACDEAVAVLRELGAEVVETDPGFRSPLAAFGHLFYGGAANACRELGARQRSLMDPALMEVVNKAERLSMLDYLGAVNERLALSERMALFHEKYDLLVTPTLPITAFDTAREVPVDWPSTRWPTWTPFTYPFNLTGQPALSLPLGLDSAGLPMGLQIVGRRFDDALVLRAGHQFEQQRPWRRFPPLAGVD; encoded by the coding sequence ATGAGCGAGGATATACGCGCCCTGAGCGCGCGGGCACTGCGGCAAGCCTACCAAAGCCGGGATTTGTCCCCGGTGGAGGTGACCGAAACCCTGCTCGATCAGATCGAGCAACAGGACCCGGCATTGAATGCCTGGTGCCTGATTGATCGCGAGACCACCCTGGCCTCGGCCCGGGAGGCCGAACAGCGCTATCTGCGCAATGACACCCTGGGATTGCTGGATGGTGTCCCGGTGGCGATCAAGGATGTCTTCCTCACCCCGATGTGGCCCACCCTGAAAGGCTCCCGTACGGTTGATCCCGTCAAGACCCTGGGCAAACGCGCGCCGGCGGTGGCCGCCCTGGAACGCCACGGCTATGTGCCGCTGGGCAAGACCACGACACCGGAGTTTGGCTGGAAAGGGGTTACCGACAGTCCCCTGTGCGGCGCCACCAACAACCCCTGGGACCCGGGCAAGACCGCCGGCGGCTCCAGCGGCGGGTCGGCGGCGGCGGTGGCCGCCGGTATGGCACCACTGGCCCTGGGCACCGACGCCGGCGGCTCCATCCGCATTCCCGCCGCCTTCTGCGGCATCGTCGGGCACAAACCCACCTTCGGCGAAGTGCCGCACTGGCCTGCCAGTCCGTTCGGCACGCTGGCCCACGCCGGGCCGATGACCCGCACGGTGGAGGACTGCGCGTTGATGATGCAGGTGTTGAGCGAAGCGGATCCGCGCGACGCCCAGGCCGCGCCGCGCCGTCCGCAGGATTACCTGGCCGCTCTGGACCAGGACCTCAAGGGACTGCGTATCGCCTACAGCCGCAACCTGGGCTACGTGGACGTGGCCGCCGACATCGAACGGGCCTGTGATGAGGCGGTGGCGGTATTACGGGAGCTGGGCGCCGAAGTGGTGGAGACCGATCCGGGCTTTCGCAGTCCGCTGGCCGCCTTCGGCCACCTGTTCTACGGCGGCGCGGCCAACGCCTGCCGGGAGCTTGGCGCGCGTCAGCGTTCACTGATGGATCCGGCCCTGATGGAAGTGGTCAACAAAGCGGAGCGGCTGTCGATGCTGGACTACCTGGGCGCGGTGAACGAACGGCTGGCGCTGTCGGAGCGCATGGCGCTGTTCCACGAAAAGTACGATCTGCTGGTAACGCCCACGTTGCCGATCACCGCTTTCGACACCGCCCGGGAAGTACCGGTGGACTGGCCCAGCACCCGCTGGCCCACCTGGACGCCCTTCACCTATCCGTTCAACCTCACCGGCCAACCGGCGCTGTCACTGCCGCTGGGCCTGGACAGCGCCGGACTGCCGATGGGGTTGCAGATCGTCGGCCGCCGTTTCGATGACGCCCTGGTGCTGCGCGCCGGGCATCAGTTCGAACAGCAACGGCCCTGGCGACGGTTTCCGCCGCTGGCCGGGGTCGACTGA
- a CDS encoding pyridoxal phosphate-dependent aminotransferase, with product MSELDIDFYESEDPIWNPALHTMPVPGIRRMVNLAATMDDVIHLSIGQPDFKPPDHVVQAAVEALQAGQTGYTMDAGLPELLEALADYYRNRYQRPLVPENIMVTTGATEAIYLALTATSAPGREFIVPEPAFMLYAPLIRMNGGVVKAIPTHAEQHHQLDPEAVIDAIDNNTCAIVLNSPSNPTGTLYPRETVEAIVQEAAYRGVYVISDEVYDHLVYDGREYPSVLSCCADLDHVMVVSSFSKTFSMAGMRIGWLMASQGAIKKLRRYHMFTTTVANTPCQWAGVAALSGDRGFVDNMLAEYQRRRDRLVELVERTPHLTGYRPEGAFYLFPSLPEGVNGGNVALKLLRETGVCTVAGDTFGESCSNAIRISYSTSLEQIEAAFERIIPWMAKQDF from the coding sequence GTGAGCGAACTGGACATCGACTTCTACGAATCCGAGGACCCGATCTGGAATCCGGCGCTGCACACCATGCCGGTGCCGGGAATCCGCCGCATGGTGAACCTGGCCGCCACCATGGATGACGTCATTCATCTGTCCATTGGCCAACCGGATTTCAAACCACCGGACCATGTGGTGCAGGCGGCGGTGGAAGCGCTGCAGGCGGGCCAGACCGGTTACACCATGGACGCCGGGCTGCCGGAACTGCTGGAAGCCCTGGCGGACTACTATCGGAACCGTTATCAGCGGCCGCTGGTGCCGGAAAACATCATGGTCACCACCGGTGCCACCGAGGCCATCTACCTGGCGCTTACCGCGACTTCCGCACCGGGCCGGGAATTCATCGTGCCGGAACCGGCCTTCATGCTTTACGCGCCCTTGATCCGCATGAATGGCGGCGTCGTCAAAGCCATTCCCACCCATGCCGAACAACACCACCAGTTGGACCCGGAAGCGGTCATCGACGCCATCGACAACAACACCTGCGCCATCGTGCTCAACTCCCCGAGCAATCCCACCGGTACGCTTTATCCCCGGGAAACCGTGGAGGCCATCGTCCAGGAAGCAGCCTACCGTGGCGTCTATGTCATCAGCGACGAAGTCTACGATCACTTGGTCTACGACGGGCGCGAATACCCCAGCGTGCTGTCGTGCTGCGCCGACCTCGACCATGTCATGGTGGTATCCAGCTTTTCCAAGACGTTCAGCATGGCGGGCATGCGCATTGGCTGGTTGATGGCCAGTCAGGGCGCGATCAAGAAGCTGCGCCGCTATCACATGTTCACCACCACCGTGGCCAATACGCCCTGCCAGTGGGCGGGGGTAGCGGCCTTGAGCGGGGATCGCGGTTTCGTCGATAACATGCTCGCCGAATATCAGCGACGGCGGGATCGCCTGGTGGAACTGGTGGAGCGAACCCCACACCTCACCGGCTACCGGCCCGAGGGCGCCTTTTATCTGTTTCCGTCGCTGCCGGAAGGCGTCAATGGCGGCAATGTTGCGCTAAAGCTGCTGCGCGAGACCGGCGTCTGCACCGTGGCGGGGGATACGTTCGGCGAGTCCTGTTCCAATGCCATACGGATCAGCTACTCCACCTCGCTGGAGCAGATCGAGGCGGCGTTCGAGCGCATTATTCCGTGGATGGCCAAACAGGACTTCTAG
- the secF gene encoding protein translocase subunit SecF yields MSNKAPFSINFLGIRRLFAALSIILVLGSIGLLATQGLNLGMDFTGGTAVVAKGENEVIIDDVRSALEGTPFEEATVVRYGSPRDISIRVPTLNDMPADQVGPRLTEVVESKLPGLTVQQVEFVGPQVGDELRDESGLALLMALGLMLVYVWFRFTNKFGVATVVALLHDVIIVLGLFSLMRWTFDLTVLAAVLALIGYSLNDSIVVADRIRENFRDTRETDPEKIINGSLNETLSRTINTSFTTLLVLVALFFFGGEVMRAFSEALLVGIAVGTYSSIYVVTNMLFLMKVDKQDFIIPEKKEVDDMP; encoded by the coding sequence ATGAGTAACAAGGCTCCTTTCTCCATCAACTTCCTGGGTATACGGCGGTTGTTCGCGGCGTTGTCGATCATTCTGGTGCTCGGCTCCATCGGACTGCTGGCGACCCAGGGTTTGAATCTGGGGATGGATTTCACCGGCGGCACCGCGGTGGTGGCCAAGGGCGAAAACGAAGTGATCATCGACGATGTGCGTTCCGCGCTGGAAGGCACGCCGTTCGAAGAGGCCACCGTGGTACGTTACGGGTCGCCCCGGGATATCAGCATCCGGGTGCCCACCCTGAACGATATGCCCGCGGATCAGGTAGGGCCCCGGCTTACCGAGGTGGTGGAAAGCAAGCTGCCCGGGCTGACGGTTCAGCAGGTGGAGTTCGTCGGTCCGCAAGTGGGTGACGAGCTGCGCGACGAGTCCGGTCTCGCGCTGCTGATGGCACTGGGCTTGATGCTGGTTTACGTCTGGTTCCGCTTCACCAACAAGTTCGGTGTCGCCACCGTGGTGGCCTTGCTGCATGACGTGATCATCGTGCTCGGCCTGTTCTCGCTAATGCGCTGGACCTTCGATCTGACGGTGCTGGCGGCGGTGTTGGCGTTGATCGGTTACTCGCTGAACGACTCCATCGTGGTGGCGGACCGGATCCGGGAGAACTTTCGCGACACCCGTGAAACCGATCCGGAAAAGATCATCAACGGCTCTCTCAATGAGACCCTGAGCCGGACCATCAACACCTCCTTCACGACGCTGCTGGTGTTGGTTGCCCTGTTCTTCTTTGGCGGTGAAGTGATGCGCGCTTTCTCCGAAGCGCTGCTGGTGGGGATCGCGGTGGGCACCTACTCGTCCATTTACGTGGTCACCAACATGCTGTTCCTGATGAAAGTGGACAAGCAGGACTTCATCATTCCGGAGAAGAAGGAAGTGGATGACATGCCCTGA
- the secD gene encoding protein translocase subunit SecD gives MTRYPRWKFFLLMAVLFVCGLYALPNLFPDAPAVQISSAKPGGTVSDSASQRVLRQLDQAGLEHGPGEQIDGGSWLVRFTDNDSQLRARELLAGSLGDDYVVALNLAPTTPGWLRAIGASPMNLGLDLRGGVHFLLQVDMEAVVNQRMEAWAGQIKLALKNEGIRYRDVQQDGQQLRVQFANSEDADSARTLLRNALPEFSLDSDPEQRVLVFNLNPTALKEMQDYAVDQNRTALNNRVNELGVAEPVVQRQGADRIVVQLPGVQDAAQARRILGRTATLEFRLVNQDYPASRAATGVAPPGTEIFPFRSQGDRPVILERSKIATGDEVTNAQMGFDPQNGTPQVNVSLDSAGARRMQRVTSQNVGNPMAVLFIETKTEMSSRTNENGETEQVPVSTTDRYVINVATIQDTLGSRFRITGLDSPAEASELALLLRAGSLAAPVTIIEERTIGPSLGAENIESGLKSMALGMVLVLVFMLVWYKVFGIFANVALVGNLLIIVGIMSLIPGATLTLPGIAGIVLTVGMAVDANVLIYERIREELKKGVRPRQAIDEGYAKAFSTILDANITTMIVAVILFSAGTGSVQGFAVTLFIGILSSMFTAIVGTRAMVEMVYGRGARPPAKLSI, from the coding sequence ATGACCCGCTACCCGCGCTGGAAATTCTTCCTGCTCATGGCCGTGCTGTTTGTTTGCGGCCTTTACGCTCTTCCCAACCTGTTCCCCGACGCCCCGGCCGTGCAGATCAGCAGCGCCAAGCCCGGTGGAACCGTGTCCGACAGTGCCAGCCAGCGCGTGTTGCGGCAATTGGATCAGGCGGGTCTGGAACATGGGCCCGGTGAACAGATCGATGGCGGCTCCTGGCTGGTGCGCTTCACTGACAACGACAGCCAGCTTCGCGCCCGCGAGCTTCTGGCCGGTTCCCTCGGCGATGACTATGTGGTGGCCCTGAACCTGGCGCCGACCACTCCGGGATGGCTGCGTGCCATCGGCGCTTCGCCGATGAATCTGGGCCTGGATTTGCGCGGCGGCGTGCATTTCCTGCTGCAGGTGGACATGGAAGCAGTGGTGAACCAGCGCATGGAAGCCTGGGCCGGCCAGATCAAACTGGCGCTGAAAAACGAAGGCATTCGTTACCGCGATGTGCAGCAAGACGGCCAGCAGTTGCGTGTGCAGTTCGCCAACTCCGAAGACGCCGATTCCGCCCGTACCCTGCTGCGTAACGCGCTGCCGGAATTCTCGCTGGATTCCGATCCCGAGCAGCGGGTGCTGGTGTTCAACCTGAACCCGACCGCCCTCAAGGAAATGCAGGATTACGCGGTGGATCAGAACCGCACCGCGCTGAATAACCGGGTAAACGAGTTGGGTGTGGCCGAGCCGGTGGTGCAACGGCAGGGGGCGGATCGCATCGTGGTGCAGCTGCCCGGGGTGCAGGACGCGGCCCAGGCCCGCCGAATTCTCGGCCGTACCGCCACCCTGGAGTTCCGGCTGGTCAATCAGGACTACCCGGCCAGCCGTGCCGCCACCGGCGTGGCGCCGCCGGGCACCGAGATTTTCCCCTTCCGCAGTCAGGGGGATCGCCCGGTGATTCTGGAGCGCTCCAAGATCGCCACCGGCGACGAAGTGACCAACGCGCAGATGGGCTTCGATCCGCAAAACGGTACCCCGCAGGTGAACGTGTCCCTGGACTCCGCCGGCGCCCGCCGGATGCAGCGGGTGACGTCACAGAACGTCGGCAATCCGATGGCGGTGCTGTTCATCGAAACCAAGACCGAGATGAGCTCGCGCACCAATGAAAACGGTGAAACCGAGCAGGTGCCGGTAAGCACCACCGACCGTTACGTGATCAACGTGGCCACTATCCAGGATACCCTGGGCAGCCGCTTCCGGATTACCGGTCTGGACAGCCCGGCGGAAGCGTCCGAGCTGGCTCTGCTGTTGCGCGCCGGTTCCCTGGCGGCGCCGGTGACCATCATCGAGGAGCGCACCATCGGCCCCAGCCTGGGGGCGGAAAACATCGAGTCCGGACTCAAATCCATGGCGCTGGGCATGGTCCTGGTGCTGGTGTTCATGCTGGTCTGGTACAAGGTGTTCGGTATCTTCGCCAATGTGGCGCTGGTCGGTAACCTGCTGATCATCGTCGGCATCATGTCGCTGATTCCCGGCGCCACTCTGACCCTGCCGGGCATCGCCGGTATCGTCTTGACGGTGGGCATGGCGGTGGACGCCAACGTGCTGATCTATGAACGTATCCGGGAAGAACTGAAAAAAGGCGTGCGGCCACGGCAAGCCATTGATGAAGGGTACGCCAAGGCGTTCAGCACCATTCTTGATGCCAACATCACCACCATGATCGTCGCGGTGATCCTGTTCTCCGCCGGCACCGGCTCGGTGCAGGGGTTCGCGGTGACGCTGTTTATCGGCATCCTCTCCTCCATGTTTACCGCCATCGTGGGCACTCGCGCCATGGTGGAAATGGTCTACGGCCGCGGTGCCCGTCCGCCGGCCAAACTGAGTATTTGA
- the yajC gene encoding preprotein translocase subunit YajC, which translates to MNWLISPAYAQAAGGPGGGIELIMLVVMIAVFYFFLIRPQQKRAKEHRNLVQNLNKGDEVVTAGGILGRVTKVTDEFVVVEISDNLEIKLQKQSVQATLPKGTIKSI; encoded by the coding sequence ATGAACTGGTTGATTTCGCCCGCTTACGCGCAAGCCGCCGGAGGTCCGGGCGGTGGCATCGAACTGATCATGCTGGTGGTGATGATCGCGGTGTTCTATTTCTTCCTGATCCGTCCGCAGCAGAAGCGCGCCAAGGAACACCGCAATCTGGTGCAGAACCTGAACAAAGGTGACGAGGTGGTGACCGCCGGCGGTATTCTCGGCCGGGTAACCAAAGTCACCGACGAATTCGTCGTGGTGGAAATCAGCGACAATCTGGAAATCAAGCTGCAGAAACAGAGTGTCCAGGCCACGCTGCCGAAGGGCACCATCAAATCCATATAA
- the tgt gene encoding tRNA guanosine(34) transglycosylase Tgt, translated as MSFDLLTTDGSARRGRLTFPRGEVETPAFMPVGTYGTVKAMLPRDLADSGAQICLGNTFHLMLRPGTEIIERHGSLHGFMQWDKPILTDSGGFQVFSLGELRKISEQGVVFKNPINGDRVELTPERAMQVQRSLGSDICMIFDECTPYPATETQAAESMRLSLRWARRSKAAHVAHEGNDAACFGIVQGGMYDNLRRESLAGLTDIGFDGYAIGGLSVGEPQEEMRRTLAGITPHMPADRPRYLMGVGRPEDIVEGVRRGVDMFDCVMPTRNARNGHLFTREGVIKIRNARHRDDLSPLEEGCDCYTCRQFSRSYLHHLDRCGEMLGAQLNTIHNLRYYQRLMAGLRGAIEAGTLSAFVGDFYAAMGRDVPAL; from the coding sequence ATGAGCTTTGATCTGCTGACCACCGATGGCTCCGCGCGCCGGGGCCGCTTGACCTTTCCCCGTGGTGAGGTGGAGACGCCGGCGTTCATGCCGGTGGGCACCTACGGTACGGTCAAGGCCATGTTACCCCGGGACCTGGCCGACAGCGGCGCGCAGATCTGTCTGGGCAACACCTTTCACCTGATGTTGCGCCCCGGCACAGAGATCATCGAGCGTCATGGCTCGCTGCACGGCTTCATGCAATGGGACAAGCCGATCCTCACCGATTCCGGGGGTTTCCAGGTGTTCAGCCTGGGTGAACTGCGCAAGATTTCCGAGCAGGGCGTGGTGTTCAAGAACCCGATCAACGGTGACCGGGTGGAACTGACGCCGGAAAGGGCCATGCAGGTACAGCGCTCTCTGGGCAGCGACATCTGTATGATCTTCGACGAATGCACCCCATACCCCGCCACCGAGACGCAGGCTGCCGAGTCCATGCGGCTGTCCCTGCGCTGGGCGCGCCGTTCGAAAGCGGCCCATGTGGCCCATGAAGGGAACGATGCGGCCTGTTTCGGGATCGTACAGGGGGGCATGTACGATAACCTGCGCCGTGAATCCCTGGCCGGCCTGACGGATATCGGCTTTGACGGCTATGCCATTGGCGGTCTCAGCGTCGGTGAGCCGCAGGAAGAGATGCGGCGTACCCTGGCCGGGATCACGCCGCATATGCCCGCCGATCGGCCCCGTTATCTGATGGGGGTGGGGCGGCCGGAGGACATTGTCGAAGGGGTGCGTCGCGGGGTTGATATGTTCGACTGCGTGATGCCCACCCGCAACGCGCGCAACGGCCATCTGTTTACCCGTGAAGGGGTGATCAAGATTCGTAACGCCCGCCACCGCGACGACTTGTCGCCGTTGGAGGAGGGCTGCGATTGCTACACCTGCCGCCAATTTTCCCGCAGCTATCTGCATCACCTGGATCGCTGTGGTGAAATGCTCGGCGCGCAGCTGAACACCATCCACAATCTACGCTATTACCAACGGCTTATGGCTGGATTGCGGGGGGCCATTGAAGCGGGTACATTGAGCGCCTTTGTCGGTGACTTCTACGCGGCCATGGGCCGCGATGTGCCCGCTCTTTAA
- the queA gene encoding tRNA preQ1(34) S-adenosylmethionine ribosyltransferase-isomerase QueA, whose protein sequence is MQVDDFDFDLPDELIARYPPAQRRDARLLTLTGAGMGHGRFPDLSAWLRPGDLLVFNDTRVIPARLFGRKQTGGRVEVLIERLLGGREALAHVRASKSPKAGGWLEFDQGVAAEVRGRRGELFHLMFTGCEQVLDALERVGHVPLPPYIDRPDEDTDLQRYQTVYAREPGAVAAPTAGLHFDEAFIEQLREQGVETGFVTLHVGAGTFQPVRVDKVEEHHMHSERFRISEALVEQVLAARARGGRVVAVGTTALRALEAASAGGALSSGEAETDIFIYPGYRFRQVDALVTNFHLPRSTLLMLISAFAGQDRVLAAYQEAVREGYRFFSYGDAMFIEGTQHAARNTQHAQDGGDV, encoded by the coding sequence GTGCAAGTCGACGACTTTGATTTTGACTTACCGGACGAGCTGATCGCCCGCTATCCGCCAGCGCAGCGGCGCGATGCGCGCTTGCTGACGCTGACCGGGGCGGGGATGGGGCATGGCCGGTTTCCGGATCTGTCCGCCTGGCTGAGGCCCGGCGATCTGCTGGTGTTCAACGACACCCGGGTGATTCCGGCTCGTCTGTTTGGCCGCAAGCAGACCGGTGGACGGGTGGAAGTGCTGATCGAACGGCTGCTTGGTGGTCGCGAGGCCTTGGCCCATGTGCGGGCTTCCAAGTCGCCCAAGGCCGGCGGCTGGCTGGAGTTCGATCAGGGTGTGGCAGCGGAGGTTCGCGGCCGGCGCGGTGAGTTGTTCCACCTGATGTTCACCGGTTGTGAGCAGGTGCTGGATGCGTTGGAGCGTGTTGGCCATGTGCCGTTGCCGCCTTACATCGACCGTCCGGACGAAGACACTGACCTGCAGCGTTATCAGACCGTGTACGCCCGGGAGCCGGGCGCGGTGGCGGCGCCCACCGCCGGTTTGCATTTCGATGAGGCCTTCATCGAGCAGCTGCGGGAACAGGGTGTGGAAACAGGCTTCGTCACTCTGCACGTGGGCGCGGGCACGTTCCAGCCGGTACGCGTGGACAAGGTGGAAGAGCACCATATGCACAGCGAGCGTTTCCGGATCAGCGAGGCGCTGGTGGAGCAGGTGCTGGCGGCGCGGGCCCGTGGTGGCCGGGTGGTGGCGGTGGGCACCACGGCGTTGCGGGCCCTGGAAGCGGCCAGTGCCGGCGGCGCTCTGAGTTCGGGGGAAGCGGAAACCGATATCTTCATCTATCCCGGCTACCGTTTTCGTCAGGTGGACGCCCTGGTCACCAACTTCCACCTGCCCCGTTCCACCCTGTTGATGCTGATCAGCGCTTTTGCCGGCCAGGATCGGGTGCTGGCGGCTTACCAGGAAGCGGTCCGTGAAGGCTACCGCTTCTTCAGTTACGGCGATGCCATGTTTATTGAAGGAACGCAACACGCAGCACGCAACACGCAACACGCTCAAGACGGAGGCGATGTCTGA
- a CDS encoding RDD family protein gives MIENARPAGLIKRLMALVYDGFLVVALWFITAGIFVIVYNHTGLPTQEINGVTRADPMVLKGVLFPLLLVETWAFYAWFWLHGGQTLGMRAWRLQIRDYRGGPVRFWQTLARFAAAGVSWLMLGAGYLVVLVHPHQTLHDRLSLTATVETPKNGKGRS, from the coding sequence ATGATCGAAAATGCCAGACCCGCGGGCCTGATCAAACGGCTGATGGCGCTGGTCTATGATGGCTTTCTGGTGGTGGCGTTATGGTTCATAACCGCCGGGATTTTCGTCATCGTGTATAACCACACCGGGCTGCCGACCCAGGAGATCAACGGTGTTACCCGCGCCGATCCGATGGTGCTGAAGGGCGTGCTGTTCCCTTTGCTGCTGGTGGAAACCTGGGCCTTCTATGCCTGGTTCTGGCTGCACGGCGGTCAGACTCTGGGAATGCGCGCCTGGCGGCTGCAAATACGTGACTATCGTGGCGGGCCGGTGCGGTTCTGGCAGACCCTGGCCCGGTTCGCCGCCGCCGGGGTGTCCTGGCTGATGCTGGGGGCTGGTTATCTGGTGGTGTTGGTGCACCCTCACCAAACTCTGCATGACCGATTGTCCCTCACCGCCACGGTGGAAACGCCGAAAAACGGCAAAGGGCGCTCCTGA